A window from Mycolicibacterium tokaiense encodes these proteins:
- a CDS encoding DUF4239 domain-containing protein, producing MSIEQRGVRVVMLLQLPPALLGLAWVTIIVAGAVGGLILFRRVVPHSRVEAANSVSSTVFQLGSVLYAVLVAFVVVVVWEQFGEAEDASRDEATAISDLLRDSAALPPQNQAEAQNALLAYTRHVVDEEFPRMRHGEKISDQSDQLTAVWEVYLRVEPRTRNQIAFFDHQIVRLNDLAGDRKVRTSTADAQVPGELWVLLVGGGAVILTFTFLLGTRDLFVHAVAVGLTAALLGFVLFLVFALEHPFVGELSVPPTVYVDVLESWG from the coding sequence ATGTCGATCGAGCAAAGGGGTGTCCGGGTGGTCATGCTGCTGCAGCTCCCTCCTGCCCTTCTCGGGCTCGCCTGGGTCACGATCATCGTCGCCGGCGCGGTCGGTGGGCTGATCCTGTTTCGCCGAGTGGTCCCGCATTCTCGGGTCGAGGCCGCGAATTCCGTCTCCAGCACCGTCTTTCAGCTCGGCAGCGTGTTGTATGCGGTGCTGGTCGCCTTCGTCGTGGTGGTGGTGTGGGAGCAGTTCGGCGAAGCCGAGGACGCCAGCAGGGACGAGGCCACCGCCATCTCCGACCTGTTGCGCGACTCGGCGGCACTGCCGCCGCAGAACCAGGCCGAGGCGCAGAACGCGCTGCTGGCGTACACCCGCCACGTCGTCGACGAGGAATTCCCGCGGATGCGCCACGGGGAGAAGATCTCCGACCAGTCCGACCAACTGACCGCGGTCTGGGAGGTGTACCTGAGGGTGGAACCGCGGACCCGCAATCAGATCGCCTTCTTCGACCACCAGATCGTGCGCCTGAACGACCTGGCCGGCGACCGCAAGGTGCGCACCTCCACCGCCGACGCCCAGGTGCCCGGCGAACTGTGGGTACTGCTGGTGGGCGGCGGCGCGGTGATCCTCACCTTCACGTTCCTGCTGGGTACCCGCGACCTGTTCGTGCACGCGGTCGCCGTGGGACTGACCGCCGCACTGCTCGGATTCGTGCTCTTCCTGGTGTTCGCGTTGGAGCATCCCTTTGTCGGCGAGCTGTCGGTGCCGCCCACCGTGTATGTCGACGTGCTGGAATCCTGGGGGTAG
- a CDS encoding flavin-containing monooxygenase produces the protein MRNRHAGVPFTDSDAQIAAALEDVSIPALLLSCVHMSGDPGLLDGPLRPAGLFLNEVQGFMSEDALTAARALALDIICDYRDRGCPEPAPVSPEVLKQMMDWLVCEEVSPEYVPMLLEEMELDGRDQRNTALASNAADRAGFPVVVIGAGQSGLLAAIRLQQAGIPYTVLEKNPGVGGTWWENTYPGARVDVGNHFYCYSFEPDDHWTEFFARQPELQSYFQTVMDRHGVADHIRFGTTVTHAEWEDTTSTWAVHLDTGEVLRARALISAVGQLNSPHVPGFDGADTFAGPAFHTARWDHGVDLAGKDVVMIGAGASGFQVAPAIAEQVGHLTVFQRTAQWMFPNPNYHAPVGPGVRWALRHLPFYGRWYRFLIFWPGCDTGLAAAKVDPDWPDQQTAVSAVNDMARMMFTEWITSQLPDDPDLQAKVIPDYPATGKRTLQDNGSWLRTLTRDNVELVRGAVARIDHDAVVAADGTRHHADVLIYATGFRVNDMLSSLSIKGRNGIELHDFWGSRPAAYLGMTVPGFPNFFCLYGPGTNLASGGSLIFHSECEIRYIMGCLDLLVASGSRRMEPRQDRYDDWYRRCQEELATLVWSHPAIKHSFYKDDAGLVHSLSPWRLVDYWTWTRTPDAADYILE, from the coding sequence CTGCGCAATCGGCACGCCGGTGTGCCGTTCACCGACTCCGACGCCCAGATTGCCGCGGCGCTGGAGGATGTGTCGATTCCCGCCCTGCTGCTGTCGTGTGTGCACATGAGCGGCGACCCGGGTCTGCTGGACGGCCCCTTGCGGCCCGCCGGCCTGTTCCTCAACGAGGTGCAGGGTTTCATGAGCGAGGACGCCTTGACAGCCGCCCGTGCACTGGCCCTGGACATCATCTGCGACTACCGCGACCGCGGCTGCCCCGAACCCGCGCCGGTGTCACCCGAGGTACTCAAGCAGATGATGGACTGGCTGGTGTGCGAGGAGGTCTCGCCCGAGTACGTACCCATGCTGCTCGAGGAAATGGAACTCGACGGCCGCGACCAGCGGAACACCGCTCTCGCGAGCAATGCCGCCGATCGAGCCGGTTTCCCTGTGGTCGTCATCGGCGCGGGACAATCCGGGCTGCTGGCCGCCATCCGGCTGCAGCAGGCCGGCATCCCGTACACCGTCCTGGAGAAGAACCCCGGTGTCGGTGGAACATGGTGGGAGAACACCTATCCCGGCGCACGGGTGGATGTCGGCAACCACTTCTACTGCTACAGCTTCGAGCCCGACGATCACTGGACGGAGTTCTTCGCGCGCCAGCCCGAGCTGCAGTCGTACTTCCAGACGGTGATGGACCGCCACGGTGTCGCCGACCATATCCGGTTCGGCACCACGGTGACGCACGCGGAGTGGGAGGACACCACGTCGACGTGGGCCGTCCACCTGGACACCGGCGAGGTGCTCCGGGCCCGTGCGCTGATCAGCGCGGTGGGACAACTGAACTCTCCGCACGTGCCCGGGTTCGACGGCGCGGACACCTTCGCCGGCCCGGCCTTTCACACCGCCCGCTGGGACCACGGCGTCGACCTGGCCGGCAAGGACGTCGTGATGATCGGCGCGGGCGCGTCCGGCTTCCAGGTGGCCCCGGCCATCGCCGAACAGGTGGGCCACCTCACCGTCTTCCAGCGCACCGCGCAGTGGATGTTCCCCAATCCGAATTACCACGCCCCCGTCGGGCCCGGTGTCAGATGGGCGTTGCGGCACTTGCCTTTTTACGGCCGCTGGTACCGATTCCTGATCTTCTGGCCGGGCTGCGACACCGGGCTGGCCGCCGCCAAGGTGGACCCGGACTGGCCTGATCAGCAGACCGCGGTCAGCGCGGTCAACGACATGGCCCGGATGATGTTCACCGAGTGGATCACCAGTCAACTCCCCGACGATCCCGACCTGCAGGCCAAGGTGATCCCCGATTACCCGGCCACCGGTAAGCGCACCCTGCAGGACAACGGCAGCTGGTTGCGCACACTGACCCGTGACAACGTGGAGCTGGTCCGCGGCGCGGTTGCCCGGATCGATCACGACGCCGTGGTGGCTGCCGACGGCACCCGCCACCACGCAGACGTCCTGATCTACGCCACCGGTTTTCGCGTCAACGACATGCTGTCCTCACTGAGCATCAAGGGCCGCAACGGGATCGAACTCCACGACTTCTGGGGCAGCAGGCCGGCGGCCTACCTGGGTATGACGGTGCCCGGCTTCCCGAACTTCTTCTGCCTTTACGGTCCCGGCACCAACCTGGCCAGCGGTGGCAGCCTGATCTTCCACTCGGAATGCGAGATCCGCTACATCATGGGCTGTCTCGACCTCCTGGTGGCGTCCGGGTCACGTCGCATGGAACCCCGGCAGGACCGCTACGACGACTGGTACCGGCGCTGTCAGGAGGAGCTCGCCACGCTGGTGTGGTCACACCCGGCCATCAAGCACAGCTTCTACAAGGACGACGCCGGCCTGGTGCACTCACTGAGCCCGTGGCGACTGGTGGACTACTGGACCTGGACCCGCACCCCGGATGCGGCCGACTACATCCTCGAGTGA
- a CDS encoding acyl-CoA dehydrogenase family protein produces the protein MVLSAEEKALVDTVREFVEKQVKPVVRELEHANTYPEELIEMMKEIGIFGLAIPEPYGFGQVSMPCYVAVTEELARGWMSLAGAMGGHTVVSKLIVMFGTEEQKQKYLPRMATGELRTTMALTEPGGGSDLQAMRTVARRDGDDYVINGSKTWITNARRAGLVALMCKTDPAAQPAHKGVSILLVEKVPGFTVSKDLPKLGYKGVESCELNFSDCRVPADALLGAAEGDGFAQMMKGLEVGRLQVAARATGVARAAFEDALRYAQERESFGKPIWQHQSVGNMLADMGTKLSAARALLGSAAEKFDSGARVDMEAGMAKLFASEVGMEVALDAVRVHGGYGYSTEYDVERYFRDAPLMIVGEGTNEIQRGVIAKQLVKRGGLAL, from the coding sequence ATGGTGCTGTCGGCAGAGGAGAAAGCTCTCGTGGACACGGTGCGCGAGTTCGTCGAGAAGCAGGTGAAGCCGGTGGTGCGCGAGCTCGAGCACGCCAACACCTACCCCGAGGAACTCATCGAGATGATGAAGGAGATCGGGATCTTCGGGTTGGCCATCCCGGAACCCTATGGCTTCGGTCAGGTTTCGATGCCGTGCTACGTCGCCGTCACCGAGGAGCTGGCCCGGGGCTGGATGAGCCTGGCGGGTGCCATGGGCGGTCACACCGTGGTGTCCAAGCTGATCGTCATGTTCGGCACCGAGGAACAGAAGCAGAAGTACCTGCCGCGCATGGCCACCGGCGAGCTACGCACCACCATGGCGCTCACCGAACCCGGCGGCGGATCCGACCTGCAGGCCATGCGGACCGTCGCGCGCCGGGACGGCGACGACTACGTCATCAACGGCAGCAAAACCTGGATCACCAACGCCCGCCGCGCGGGGCTGGTGGCTCTGATGTGCAAGACCGACCCCGCCGCGCAACCGGCGCACAAGGGCGTGTCGATCCTGCTGGTCGAGAAGGTGCCGGGCTTCACGGTGTCCAAGGATCTGCCCAAGCTCGGCTACAAGGGAGTGGAGAGCTGTGAGCTCAACTTCTCCGACTGCCGGGTGCCCGCCGACGCACTGCTGGGGGCCGCCGAAGGGGACGGTTTCGCCCAGATGATGAAGGGCCTGGAGGTGGGCCGGCTGCAGGTCGCCGCCCGCGCCACCGGTGTGGCCCGGGCGGCCTTCGAGGATGCGCTGCGCTACGCCCAGGAGCGCGAGAGCTTCGGCAAGCCGATCTGGCAACACCAATCGGTGGGCAACATGCTCGCCGACATGGGCACCAAGCTCTCCGCCGCCCGCGCTCTCCTGGGCAGCGCCGCAGAGAAATTCGACTCCGGGGCCCGGGTCGACATGGAGGCGGGGATGGCCAAACTCTTCGCCTCGGAGGTGGGCATGGAGGTGGCTCTGGACGCGGTGCGGGTGCACGGCGGCTATGGCTACTCCACCGAGTA
- a CDS encoding alcohol dehydrogenase catalytic domain-containing protein translates to MRSVLIEAPGKIVVETVPDPTLPGPDGAVVAVQTTAICGSDLHFYEGDYPLAQPVPLGHEAVGTVVEVGPAVRSVRTGDRVLVSSVAGCGACAGCATADPVTCVSGPRIFGSGALGGAQSEFLAVPAADFQLLRIPDGIDTETALLLTDNLATGWAGAQRADIPAGGTVAVLGLGAVGLCAVRSAIAAGAGTVFAVDPVPGRRDRAARCGATPVEPSAAAAAVFEATGGRAAASVIDAVGNDTTMTAALNLVRAGGTVSVIGVHDLNPFPFPALVSLVRSVTLRMTTAPVQRTWPELIPMINAGRLDTAGIFTDTRPLGDAPAAYAAVAARSADCLKIALTI, encoded by the coding sequence ATGCGCTCTGTGCTGATAGAGGCACCCGGGAAGATCGTCGTGGAGACGGTGCCCGACCCCACGCTGCCCGGACCCGACGGGGCTGTGGTGGCGGTGCAGACCACCGCCATCTGCGGGTCCGACCTGCACTTCTACGAGGGTGATTATCCACTGGCACAACCGGTTCCACTGGGACACGAGGCGGTGGGCACCGTTGTCGAGGTGGGCCCCGCAGTACGGTCGGTGCGCACCGGCGACCGGGTGCTGGTGTCGTCGGTGGCCGGGTGCGGGGCCTGCGCCGGGTGCGCGACCGCCGACCCCGTCACCTGCGTGTCCGGACCCCGGATCTTCGGCTCAGGCGCGCTGGGGGGCGCCCAGTCGGAGTTCCTGGCCGTACCCGCAGCCGACTTCCAGCTGCTGCGCATCCCGGACGGGATCGACACCGAGACCGCGCTGCTGCTCACCGACAACCTGGCCACCGGGTGGGCCGGCGCGCAGCGCGCCGACATCCCGGCGGGCGGCACGGTGGCGGTCCTCGGCCTCGGTGCGGTCGGACTGTGCGCGGTGCGCAGTGCCATCGCGGCGGGCGCGGGCACCGTGTTCGCCGTGGACCCGGTGCCCGGACGTCGTGATCGCGCGGCCCGCTGCGGCGCCACCCCGGTGGAACCGTCCGCAGCCGCCGCGGCGGTGTTCGAGGCCACCGGCGGTCGAGCCGCGGCCTCGGTGATCGACGCGGTGGGCAACGACACCACGATGACCGCGGCGCTGAACCTGGTCCGCGCCGGCGGCACGGTGTCGGTGATCGGGGTACACGACCTGAACCCGTTCCCGTTCCCGGCATTGGTGAGCCTGGTGCGCAGCGTGACGTTGCGAATGACGACCGCGCCGGTGCAACGCACCTGGCCGGAGCTCATTCCGATGATCAACGCCGGACGACTGGACACCGCCGGGATCTTCACCGACACACGACCGCTCGGTGACGCGCCGGCGGCCTACGCCGCCGTGGCCGCCCGCAGTGCAGACTGCCTGAAGATCGCCCTCAC